A single Nicotiana tabacum cultivar K326 chromosome 5, ASM71507v2, whole genome shotgun sequence DNA region contains:
- the LOC107832295 gene encoding endo-1,4-beta-xylanase 5-like encodes MLMLMWGRSPLFWTLFPFIFFATSSQAKHDDGPVYDSSAWTECQSDPEAPLYNGGILVNKLPEYKPVKDINGDMVNSPTFTLPNLSSGSFYSFSSWVRVKNVNSALISATIKVENTFAKCIGSVIAKKGCWSFLKGGFRWDSPSTSSQMDFQNSDRTRKNVEIELISYSLQPFTEKQWRKIQFEGINTERKRAITVHVVDENGFRLPGAAVNVKQISTEFPFGCAVSKTILGNLPYQEWFAKRFKATVFENELKWYKTEPQPGQFNYTLVDQMMEFVRKNKLIARGHNMFWDDPVYIQDWLENMTAPQLKQAMKSRIKSVISKYRNEFVHWDVNNELLHFNFYEGKLGPNATLDMFKKVHREDPLATLFLNEYNVVERCDSKASVDRYIEKYKELKNGGVTVGGIGLESHFAIPNPPFMRAVLDKLATLKLPIWLTEVDVSKMYELEEQAMYLEQILREGFSHPSVNGIMLWTSRSVGGCYQTCLTDEKFQNLPTGDVVDKLLLKEWQTKKKHGKTDEFGSYSFRGFLGEYNVSVVYNHKVVNSYFSLGRGVETKHITVQI; translated from the exons ATGTTGATGTTAATGTGGGGGAGAAGTCCATTATTTTGGACcctctttccttttattttctttgctACCTCTTCCCAAGCTAAACATGAtg ATGGACCTGTTTATGATTCTTCAGCTTGGACAGAG TGTCAATCGGATCCAGAGGCGCCACTTTACAATGGAGGAATTCTAGTGAATAAATTACCTGAATATAAACCTGTCAAAGATATCAATGGAGATATGGTTAATTCACCTACTTTTACCTTGCCAAATCTATCTTCaggctcattttattccttctcca GCTGGGTGAGAGTGAAAAATGTAAATTCTGCCCTAATATCAGCTACGATAAAGGTAGAGAACACATTTGCAAAATGTATAGGAAGTGTTATAGCCAAGAAAGGATGTTGGTCTTTTCTCAAAGGTGGTTTCCGTTGGGATTCACCTTCCACCTCTTCTCAGATGGATTTTCAG AATTCGGATCGGACAAGAAAGAATGTGGAGATAGAGCTTATTAGCTATTCATTACAGCCATTCACGGAGAAGCAATGGAGAAAAATTCAATTTGAAGGGATAAACACG GAAAGGAAGCGCGCCATTACTGTCCATGTTGTAGATGAAAATGGATTTAGATTGCCAGGTGCAGCAGTAAATGTAAAGCAAATTTCAACAGAATTTCCATTTGGATGTGCAGTATCAAAAACAATTCTTGGAAATTTGCCTTATCAG GAATGGTTCGCTAAGCGATTCAAAGCGACAGTATTTGAAAATGAGCTCAAGTGGTATAAGACAGAGCCACAACCTGGTCAATTCAACTATACCTTAGTAGATCAAATGATGGAATTCGTTCGTAAGAACAAACTTATAGCCAGAGGACACAACATGTTCTGGGATGACCCTGTCTATATACAAGATTGGCTTGAAAACATGACCGCTCCTCAGCTGAAACAAGCGATGAAATCCAGGATCAAAAGTGTGATAAGTAAATACAGGAATGAGTTTGTACATTGGGATGTAAACAATGAACTTCTGCATTTCAATTTTTATGAGGGAAAGCTTGGACCTAATGCTACCTTAGATATGTTCAAGAAAGTGCACCGTGAAGATCCACTGGCGACCTTGTTTCTCAACGAGTACAACGTTGTTGAACGTTGTGACTCGAAAGCTAGTGTAGACAGGTACATTGAAAAGTACAAGGAACTAAAGAACGGCGGGGTGACTGTAGGTGGAATTGGTCTAGAGAGTCATTTTGCTATACCTAATCCTCCTTTCATGAGAGCTGTTCTTGATAAATTGGCGACGCTAAAGCTTCCTATTTGGCTAACAGAAGTGGACGTAAGCAAAATGTATGAACTCGAAGAACAAGCGATGTACTTGGAACAAATTTTAAGAGAGGGATTCTCGCATCCAAGTGTAAACGGGATCATGCTTTGGACATCACGTAGCGTAGGAGGATGTTATCAGACGTGCCTTACCGATGAAAAATTCCAGAACCTTCCGACAGGCGATGTTGTTGACAAGCTGCTATTGAAAGAATGGCAAACTaagaagaaacatggaaaaacagaTGAGTTTGGTTCCTATAGTTTCAGAGGTTTCTTAGGTGAATACAATGTTTCTGTTGTTTACAATCATAAAGTTGTCAATTCTTACTTCTCATTAGGCCGTGGTGTTGAGACTAAGCACATTACAGTTCAAATTTAG